aactgatgactgcttctctcttttgtgttaccggctttatttcttatttgtataatttcttacatacctttgtcttcgggagttagtgttaaacgttgttgtggaaatggatcttgcgattatcgacttggaatgccctttacagactacgaatggtataggaatgtcggacttgacgcttatatttaggaCTGAGGTGTCTGTGCTCACCCAGGTCTGAGTGTGTTACAACTGAAGTGTCTGTGCTCACCCAGGTCTGAGTGTGTTACATCTGAGGTGTCTGTGCTCACCCAGGCCTGAGTGTGTTACAACTGAGGTGTCTGTGCTCACCCAGGTGTGTGTGTTAGGACTGAGGTGTCTGTGCTCACCCAGGTGTGTGTGGGTTACAACTGAGGTGTCTGTGCTCACCCAGGTCTGAGTGTGTTAGGACTGAAGTGTCTGTTCTCACCATGGTCTGAGTGTGTTACAACTGAGGTGTCTGTGTACACCCAGGTCTGAGTGTGTTAGGACAAGGGTCTATGCTCACCCAGGTCTGAGTGTGTTAGGACAAGTGTCTGTGCTCACCCAGGTCTGAGTGTGTTACAACTGAGGTGTCTATGCTCACCCAGGTCTGAGTGTGTTAAGACAAGTGTCTGTGCTCACCCAGGTCTGAGTGTGTTAGGACTGAAGTGTTTGTGCTCATCGAGGACTGAAGTGTCTGTGCTCATCCAGGTCTGAGTGTGTTAGGACTGAGGCGTCTGCGCTCACGCAGGTCTGAGTGTGTTACAACTGAGGTGTCTGTGCTCACCCAGATCTGAGTGCATTAGGACTGAGGTGTCTGCACACCCAGGTCTGAGTGTGTTATGACTGAACAGCCTATGCTCACCCAGGTCTGACAGAGATAAGACTGAAGTGTCTGTGCccttcaaataaatcaaaatcaatgaaataaataaacaaatcaaagactacagcatggagagtaaaaccaaagcagcaacaagaatgtgatagttggcaaatggttacacgtaactggAGACACCCGGCCTCTTACATATAAGAGTacgtatcagatgaaagaccattaaatccTGTCCTGGAAAAtaatctgatgtattttttttagaattttgccAACTGAGTAAAATGTGGTTTTATAAAGTGACATCAGAAATTATAGTGGTCTGAAGTGACCtggagggtatcagtgatgtcacatccatatttttcgGCTTAAAATCCTTCATCCCAAGACCTATTTTTAGATCTGTGTATGCATTTAGCTGCCTATTTGTGTTAAGAGGCAatttcctgatgtgacatcGTCAGCTGCTCtcaatgtggtcagaaaaggccacagtagGATATGAAATttcaaatgaatttaaaaagggtgaaaaaaattctaaaaaaatatatcgTTCCATCGTTTAATGGACAGTGTTTAGtaatctttcatctgacatacttcacgttagtgttttctttgcctgaaggttttattctaacaacTACTGTAAATGCTAATGAATACAACAGCTTGTATGCCTCCAGAAGCACAGCCTGTGACAGAAGTGAGGCGTGGGACAATGCTTGGTTCAATACATCTGGGCATTTTCCCCCATGACATTCTGTAATTAACATGAATTAACCTGTCCAAACCGGAAAATACCGAAGTTGAGGtgtttgcaaaaaaaaacccccacaaCGCGGCCATGACTCGCCACAACAACCACGCTGCTCAAGCGCATTCTGAAAAAGTaatgtacctactgcctccATTGAGATTTCATCTCTAATACACTTTGGCgccgtatttttttttttcacaacagcGACATCGAAAGCGAGGCTCGTGCATTACGTCACTAACCTGAGATGACTACTTTCGCCTGATGTAATTATTGAGCAGTGCGCGTTTTACTGGTTGtgtgggtattattatcatctccgtCCGTGCTCAAGCTGAATcatggcaatttaaatataGTTACACACATCACAGGGGATACAACAATAAATATCCCGAGTTCTTCACTGTGTTCTCGACCATGGATGACCCAAGGCATAAGACTTTTACCATAGCCAGTCGATTACACTGCAACGACATCTCTTTCCTCACATGCCGCGCGAAAAGCGGTGAccttcttttcctttaactgTACAGAAATGCCACCGCTTGCCTTGGCATACGCGATTACTTCTTCTAACTCGCTTTTTATGTCGTCTTTAGTgggcgccgccatgttgaataacttaatattcattagctaataAGGTGAGTAAatagtttatttttaatttggaagttttgattaattcagatgCAGGTAGTTGCTTGATATTATACCACGGAAAATACTTATTTAATATCTGATGCTTCTTTATCTACAGTTTTCCACAAAATTGTGGGGgaaatcactgcgctgatggcGCCCATCGATACCGATGCCTTGCCTCAGTGCCGTgggatcacgtagaaaggcgcgtgatctcgAATGGATCCAAAGTTCACATCTCTGACAGGATGGCTGCAAACACCGGGTGAGAAAACGGGACATGGTTTACTTCAGTACTACGCTCAGAAAGTGCATACTGGATGAAGCTTTGTTTCAAAGAATCAGAGTTTGTTGATATTTAAACTCAGTTTTAACGCGCAATAGaatgtttcacaaaaaagtTCAATTCTGAAAGTTGCTCATCTACAATCAGTAACTGATAGAACATGCACACAGCAGCCAGTTCTGCATTGTTCtgtaacaaaaatgaaatatgttcGAGCAACATGTGATGACTTGCAAAATATGCATTGaataaagaacacaaaataGTATGCAAACGTGTCAAACTCTTATACcacaaacatgaaataaaagaGGAAGGGAATGGTAAAGAATTTGGTATGGTATTTCTTCAATTATCGACCTGCTTCGCAtgcagatgttcattgtgaaaagcaggCTCTTCATTCTACAACATAACAGGCCATTATTCTTTACAACTCCCGAAAATGAATTTATCTGCTAGCTCTGATTCTCCAAACAGAAGTAGCCAGTATTCTGATCATTAGTGGTACGTAAGACCACAGAAATTTAAATGTTGTTCCACGAGTGGAAGGAATATGTTCAGTTCTCATTTTCGGAGGAGGGACTGAagaaaaaggtggattttcacttttgttttttcctttttttggattttttaatgTTGGCTCCCcagtaaaacagaaattaaaattgttgtgtctgtatctttctCAGAGCATGTAATGCAGGCTGTGAGTGCATCAGAGAGGAACCTTTTGAAATGGCAGCTTTGTTCACAATACAAGTGTGAAACATTCACTACTGATCACACACTGTAACATGCAGGGCCTGTTTGATCTAATGATCATCAAAATGGATCTGTTTACCGAACATTTAACATAGTTGACTGTGTTAGATGCAAGAGAACATGTAATAAAGGACGACATTTCATCAACTAATAAAACCTGGAGATCCAGTGCCACTATATATTCACGTTCACCATAATGCgtgctgctgtcgtataagtgaaatattcttgacttcggcataaacacaaatcaaatgaatatatatgtcATTGTATTGTAGTGCAAGGATGTGACCGTTACTGACAAAAAGATTCATGTACGGTATGTGGAACCAAAGTGTGAGTTTGTATGTTTCAGATCCCTAGCTGGCAAGACTTTGTTCATTACGGGGGCAAGTCGGGGAATTGGGAAAGCCATTGCGCTGAAGGCTGCCAAAGACGGGGCTAACATAGTGATAGCAGCCAAAACTGCAGAGCCACACCCCAAACTACCGGGCACCATCTACACAGCTGCCAAAGAAAGTATGACTCACCTTGAATATAGTAACCTTCTGCAGCTCTACTATCCACAGAGTATACATTCTCTGCTCAGGATTGGCATACAGGGCCAGTTTCACACATAGCGCTACATTCATGTAATTACCATGGTGGCTTATTGCCTGCTATACTGGTAGCCATGGAAGTGATGTATTGTAATTTAAAGTGCATTCATGAAACAGTCTGCAAATGCAGTTGATCTGGAGATGGTCTGCAGAGGATCCACAGATGGATACGTAGATGCTCGATAGTGGCATGTTTATTAATGGTCACGATTCCGCATATTTTAGATCACTAATTACCTGATATtaattctgtttatttaatttgtgttgaaCTACACATCCCAGTACAACAACAGTCCGTGGCCTCCATGAccgagtggttagtgtgctagtgcaacACAGTGACttagtagcctctcaccagtgtaatcagtgtgagttcaagccaagcttatgctggcttcctctttggttgATTGTGgtaaggtctgttagcaacctactgatggtctgcctggcttcctctcaccataatgctggccaccattgtataggtgaaatattatatgtatatcaatgaaataaagcCAGATTCTCCTAGGACCGATGATAACATGGCAATTGGCGATGATTGATCAGTGGCAGTGCACTGCAGTCGTATACCGAGTGTGCTAGAACATGGCCAATGGCGATAATTCATCACTGGCGGTGCACTGCAACCATCAGCTGGATATGTGAGAATATGCTCATCGGTAATAATTGATCACTGGCAGTGTACTGCACACGCCAGCCAGGTGTGTAAGAACATGGCCATATGCAGTCATTCATTGCTGGCAGTGCACTGCAGACGCCAGCCAGGTGTGTAAGAACATGGCCATATGCAGTCATTCATTGCTGGCAGTGTACTGCACACGCCAGCCAGGTGTGTAAGAACATGGCCATATGCAGTCATTCATCGCTGGCAGTGCACTGCAGTAGTCAACCAGGTGTGTGAGAACATGGTCACGGCTATAATTACTCCCTGGCCGTGCGCTGCAGTCATCGGCGGGGTGTGTGAGAACATGGCCATTGGTATTTAATCAGGTTTCTTCATGCAGGATTTCAGCTGTGTACATATAGGTTTGTtgtgccagcagcctgcggaggGTCATGGATTTTCCCCAGGCTCCATCCagcttcctcccactataatactctctgctgttgtataagtggaatatattcttgagtatggtgtaaacaccAGTAAAAATTTAATAAGAAGGCTATAATAAAGAAGACCTTTACCTGACTCACACGAATAGTACATGGGAACTGACCGTTTTCATCCTGCTATTATGCAGGGTGccttatgagtgaaatattcttgtgtacagcatcaaacaccagtcaaataaacaaaaataaatttacctgACTACTATTACAGTTGAGGATGCTGGAGGAAAAGCCTACCCATGTGTGGTGGACATCAGATATGAAGATCAGGTGAGAAAGGCCGTTGATGAGGCGGTGCAGAAGTTTGGAGGGATCGACATCCTGGTAAACAATGCCAGCGCCATCAGTCTGACAGGGACCGCAGAGACACCGATGAAGAGATACGACCTCATGATGGGAATTAATGGAAGAGGGACATACCTGTGgtaattaaaggcaaagaaaacactagcaTGAAATAAATGTCGCATTAAAGGCCATTAAatactgtccaggaaaatattaaaatgcatttgaaacgtTGGATTCAGTGGGGGTGTTTTCTGACCATGCTTGGaccaatgacatcacatcagcttgttaccacttgatacatgcaggTTGCTACATTTTGTCgttcaaaatgcatctacaTATAGAACTATTAAAGTAATCATCAAATGcaccttgaaacaaactatttttaGCCAGACATACAactgtgacatcattgatacccTCTCAGTCCTAACAGACCACTGTGGAATCctgtgttttaaatgcattttactcaattagaaaatgaaaaaaaaaaatcataccaTATTTGTGGACAgtctttcattttaatgttttcttgcCTTTGAGTTTGTCATTTGAGcttttacattcatttatttgattggtgatgaATGCCACTGAATGCTTTTCTCTTGTGCGATGGTGGACAAGTTTGTGAGTTGAAGAAAAGGGATATTTGTATGTCGTGTTTGTTTTGCCAGTTCCCAGGCGTGTTTACCTTACCTGAAAAAGGGAAGTAACCCACACATCCTCAACCTTAGTCCTCCGTTAAACATGAAGGCCAAGTGGTTCCAGAACCACGTGGGTGAGTCTCTATTAAACAAAGTTACGAGTAAAGTGTACAGGAAGTCAGAAGTAAAGCGATCAAGAATGATAATGTAAAGTGTACATGCAGTCAGAAGTAAAGTGATCAAGAATGATAATGTAAAGTGTACAGGAAGTCAAGGAAAACAAATAAGAATTATAATGTAAACTCTACAGGAGTCAGAAGTAAAGTGATcaagaaaaataatgtaaagtGTGCATGCAGTCAGAAGTAAAGTGATCAAGAATGATAATGTAAAGTGTACAGGAAGTCGAGGAAAACGAATAAGAATTATAGTGTAAACTCTACAGGAGTCAGAAGTAAAGTGATCAAGAATGATAATGTAAAGTGTGCATGCAGTCAGAGGTAAAGTGATCAAGAATGATAATGTAAAGTGTGCATGCAGTCAGAAGTAAAATGATCAAGAATGATAATGTAAAGTGTACAGGAAGTCAAGGAAAACAAATAAGAATTATAATTGTACAGGAAGTGAGGAGTCAGaaataaagtgtacataaagtAGAAAAGTAAAATGCACAAAATCaccatgttgtttgttttagCCTACACTATGGCCAAATACGGGATGTCTATGTGTGTTTTGGGAATGTCAGAAGAGTTCAGACCATACAAGATAGGCGTCAACGCTTTGTGGCCTCGAACAagtcagttgtacatgtagcagtaatcTTACATGTGGGATTTTCCTGACAGTGATATGGTTAATGATTAGTTGATTCCTGAATTGTAATATCGCCACAATTACATATGAGTAGCCTCCCTTTTGAATGAGCCATCAGTATTGCAGAATTTATTGGGATTCATGAAACTTACTTAGTGTTTAAGTAACCCCTGACCAGTTGCACTTCATATCTCAGCTTGCATTGGCACAGTGCTTGAGGGCTAACTTGCGTAAGTGCATTTCATGGAACCAATCTCACTTTATGCAACTTATAAAATCCAGTTTCACTAAGATAAAGATTTCAGACAgttaatgtgatttttttagGATGCTTTCCTTATATGAACCAACTTGTAGAAATTTGCCATAAATTACTGTCGTCATATTATGGCTGGATAACCTCATATTGTTTGGTTAAAATTCTTGTGGTTGGTTATATTTGTAATTTAGGGTCATGGTTTATGAAATGTGTCTTCCATGTTTTCACACAGCTATATTTACGGCTGCCATGGAGATGCTGGCTGGCGGGAAAGGTATCAAGAATCAGTGTAGAACTGTTGACATCATCAGTGATGCGGCCTACATTATGTTGTCGAAAGAAAGCTCCACCTACACGGGAAATTTTGCCATTGATGATGAAGTTCTAAAATCTGCAGGAATCACAGACTTAGAGCAATATTCGTGTGTCCCAGGTATTGGCATTAGGTCTTGTCATATTGTTGAAGTGGTAAAGGTTACCGCTGACCAAATGGTCAACAGCAAACATTTTGACACAGTGTCTGTTTAAACTTCCTGAGACTATACCAAGACAAACTTCTGGGGAATCAATGAATTCTGAAGTCTTGGTTTGTTTAGTTAAGCATTCAGAATAATTTCAGTGGTGCATGAAGGTGTAGCAATCTAAgcctcaaaacagacatttgttcTTTAAGGGACATATAGTAGTTGACACAGTAACATCCCAAAGTTTCTTTATagataacaacttctgatttatgTTTCATGCTTGATAACAATGTTGAAAGGTACATCAAATCATctgtaaaaataaatctgaagttgttatccataaagAAATTGTGATgataaaacagacatttgtataccaggtGTCTACCAAAATGGAtgggtcaataattgcaaggtaAATTCCCGAAACAAGGATGAATGCAAACTACCAAAaaatatgaaagtatataaatagaaaattAGGATGGGTTAATGCCAGGAGAAGCAGTCAGCTGTTTTCAGAGATATGGTAAAAGCGCAAGAAATGTTCTTTGGTGAATGAGGGAAATAAGTACTGAATATTGCTCTGTGTGGTTTTGTGTGGCAAGATTAGTCCAGGTGCTGGTGTATTTATTGTTGTGCCTCACTGGAAAACAATGTCGAAGAAACTGCATGTGCTTTCCCCTTGTGCTGAGTGTAAGGTGAGAAAGTAGTTAGACCAATTTAAAGGATGTATTTGACTTGACTTGGGTTTGAATGCTGGGTCtctcacttacatgtagccAAAGGGTTACAGGATGTTTGTATTAGAAACAATTCACAGTTTAGAAGTGATGTCATCAGGGCCTGTTGCAGGGGATTTTTGAGCCAGTCTAAAATGGGTTTTGGGCTTCTGAAGTTATCACAGTTCCgttttatttgcatatatttgtGCACCCAAACTATTTAGTTAGATCAGCCTCAGACCATAGCTATTCTCAGCCAATGATCAACACTCTGGTCATTTGAGGATACTACTTAACCCAGGTGAGATTGGCTTTGAATAAgattttactgtaaaaactAATAATATAAGGTTTTAGGCCAGAAACTTTTTTCCcagaaaagtaatcagaatatAATTGACTTGTAAATATGATAGGTTATTTATCGCGTTGTGCTCCTTGGAAGAACACAGATGTGTGAAAGTTTAAATACTGTTTTCACACTCCTTCTCCAGCCCACAttgccaccaccaccacacaagCTTGATCATTCGAGCCTGTGCGACACACAGACTTGTTGAGGCTTAGCTTCACAACTGATGTCCATACACGGGCATATTATCAACATTCAGTCAGTACAACTGTGTCAAGTGTCCATTGAATCATGTTTTGCATTCTTTAAATAAGAAGAATGGGTATCAGGTTCATCTATAAATAGAAATAAAGATTGACTGAGCCACTGTGATTCTGTTTTATGGCACCACTGCTTCATTACTGTGACCCTAGTGACAttggcattgttcaagatttctgtacaaaagtgatgtaaagtgaaagtaGGGAGCAGCGTATTGCCTGTAACAAGTACTGTACTTACTGTGTTCTGACCCAAGGACTGGGATTGGCGTAGGACTACCTTGATTTCCTCAAAGGAGAGATAAGGAGTGCAAACTAATCAAGTGTTATCTCCCCTTAGACAACGTCCCGGTGCCTGCTTCACAAAGTCATTTGGGCTAGAAGTCCAAAGCTATAATCCTCTTTGCAAAACAAATTAACGAATTACCAAATATTTGAAGCTGGATAATCAAACTTAGAAATTGAAATTGTACAGCCACAgcacaaaatttgtttgtaagTGATGTATATATTGAAGAGTTTATTGTGGATTTCAATTTTAAGCCAAAACCCAAAATATTTTGCGAGAAGGGGGCCCCTAGATGGCACTATTCCTATTTTGGTCCTTGGGTTATAACTCAGAAGTTTTCTCATAACTGATAACCCTGGCATATATCTCCATTTCTGCTATGGTTTTCAGGCTCCACGTTGATGCTGGACTTTTTCCTGGATGAAGACCCAAATGCAGTACATCTGCCTGGATCTCAGGGCTCTGGGGAAGGGGTCAGCAAGACGCTGGACATGATGAAAGCCCTGCTTAACGAGGAACTGGTCAAATCTGTGGATGGTGTCTTCGTGTTTGATTTGAAAGGTAGGTGTGGGTATTCGTGAATCCTGAGGCTCCATTTCACATGGTTAAAGTTAACTAGAAGCCGTAGTCCCCACTGTGAGGAGTGTGCAAAATGTTTTTCCACCATGAGGAGTATAACTGTGCCAAGTGTTacattgtttgattttgataaatatttacccatttccttgattctgattggtcattgGGTTCTGTGCAGTAACTTTCAAAATGTTAGCATTTCACTAAAAGGTCGAATTCAAAAAACAAGTTATCTGAATTGTTTTGAACAGGTTCAGAGCCTGGAACGTGGTATTTGGATCTGAAGAATGGTTCTGGTAATCTGGGAGATGGGGGCGCCCCCTAGTGGCGATGCTGGTTGTACCATGATCATGAACAGTGAAGACTTTGTCAGGATGTTCAAAGGAGATCTCAAGCCAACTAACGCATTCATGTCAGGCAAATTGAAAATCAAAGGTGATATGGGGCTGGCAATGCGACTAGAAAAGCTTATGGGAAAGATGCGACCCAAGTTGTGACATTTCTCGGACTGATTTTGACTTGTAGACTTCACagaagatataaaaaaaaatggttcaaTACCATATAATACCCTTGTAAGGATTACGTCAGGAATAGAATAAAAAATGTCTTAATTTGTCTTCTGAACAAAAATGAGCCAGTTTGCAGTGGTGAGGACTCATTATTTGTGTATCatgatgaattaaaaaaaaaaattgtcatatttACACATGGATAGTCCAGGTATTAATGTGCTAATTATTTTACAACTTAAGTAATGGGATATATATAAAGGTATCATTTCAACGATGAATTCATAAATTTTTGATCAAGTTTTATgtctgtctcttttttttttttttgttcttgtgaGAAATACCCTCCACATCAGAACCGATGAAAACAGCtttgcatatacacatgtagtcagCAACATGTAGCTCCTACCCCAATCTCTGACTCTGTAGTCAGCAGTAGCAA
Above is a window of Liolophura sinensis isolate JHLJ2023 chromosome 7, CUHK_Ljap_v2, whole genome shotgun sequence DNA encoding:
- the LOC135469838 gene encoding LOW QUALITY PROTEIN: hydroxysteroid dehydrogenase-like protein 2 (The sequence of the model RefSeq protein was modified relative to this genomic sequence to represent the inferred CDS: deleted 1 base in 1 codon), which codes for MAANTGSLAGKTLFITGASRGIGKAIALKAAKDGANIVIAAKTAEPHPKLPGTIYTAAKEIEDAGGKAYPCVVDIRYEDQVRKAVDEAVQKFGGIDILVNNASAISLTGTAETPMKRYDLMMGINGRGTYLCSQACLPYLKKGSNPHILNLSPPLNMKAKWFQNHVAYTMAKYGMSMCVLGMSEEFRPYKIGVNALWPRTTIFTAAMEMLAGGKGIKNQCRTVDIISDAAYIMLSKESSTYTGNFAIDDEVLKSAGITDLEQYSCVPGSTLMLDFFLDEDPNAVHLPGSQGSGEGVSKTLDMMKALLNEELVKSVDGVFVFDLKGSEPGTWYLDLKNGSGNLGDGGAPSGDAGCTMIMNSEDFVRMFKGDLKPTNAFMSGKLKIKGDMGLAMRLEKLMGKMRPKL